The Porites lutea chromosome 9, jaPorLute2.1, whole genome shotgun sequence sequence AAGGAGATGTATAACGAGGATTTTTGCATTGAAGCTGTAACTACATGTTGCCTCAACTGAGATCAACAATAAGACGATTCGAAGCCCGCCGCAATTCTAAAAGTGTGAATCCGTTTCTCTTATGGACATTTGTAAACTCATTCAATATTCgcatctacatctacatttatTAGTCAGCGGAAACTATGTACAGTTATCACGCTAACAGATCATTACGCAATATCATTCGTGTATTGTATGAACAAGGTTATCGTGTATTGCTCTAGACATTTGAGCctttctgttcatacactgttATGTAAAATGGTGAAATAGTCGTAGACTCGTATACCGTAATTACTCGAATAAACGCCACCCTCGATTTAACGGAGCAGATGGAAGCAAAGTTAAAAGTATAAGCCGCACCAAATAAGACGAatgcggcgtttaatcgaggaTTATAAGGAAAACTCGGCACTACTTTGTAATGTACATCAACCAGGCAATAATGATTCTCTCCCGGAAGAAAAAACGCGAGACATTGAAACAGCATCTGTCTGTTTTACTTGATATTTAAAAATGATTTGtcgtaattttttaaattttttaaattttgaaattttgaaattttgaaataaatgccGCCTTCGATTAAACGCTACGCTTGAATAGCGAAAAATTCTATGAAGTATTCTATATTTGCGTCATAGCTTTTTAGTGACCACATCTCAGTAGTTTTCCGTTTCGGTTTTCGCTGGCTTCTCTTTGACAGTTTTTTCACGTACTATTTTAGAATATATATCTGTTCGGCTTTCCAGTCCGAAACAAAAATAAGGCCATCCGGTGTTGTAGTTATTCTTCTGGGAACTTTAACCTTATAATCAGTTTTTCCAGTAAACCAACCATCCAATGTAAACTGATCAACACGACCGTTATTTCTGTTACATACAAGAAGATTATGATGATCGCCACATTTCTGGAGACAAAGTCCCCTTGGACCCCACAACTGTTCATCACCCTGACCTGGTTCTCTTATCTTATACAAAAACTTTCCAGTATTATCATAAAATTTCACAGAATTGTCATCCCAGTCAGAAACAATGAACTTCTTCTCATGGTAAATACATCCAAAAGGGCCAAGTTTTTCTAGTCCACTGTCTCCAAATTTAAACAAAGGTTCACCATCCCGTGACAAAACTTGTACTCTATGGTTACGGTAGTCAGCTACGATAACGCGTCCTTCATCATCCACAAAAACACTGACAGGATTCTGAAACTCCCCGTCTCTTGTCCCGTACTTTCCAAAGCTCTTCACAAAGTTTCCAGTTTGAACATTAAATTGTTGAATGCGATGATTTAATTGATCCGCCACAAGAATGTTATCATCATTTAGATATGTGACGTCGCTTGGACTGTGTAACTGTCCGTCCTTGTTTCCATGGCAACTTACTTTTCTTAGACAGTTTCCTTCCATGTCAGTTATGAGAACACAGTGCTTTTTGCTGTCAACAACAGCAATTTGCCCTTTGCTGTTTACAGCCAACCCTcttggttgttcaaaagtttcGTTTTTTAATTCAAACTGTCCCAAAACCTGAATGAGCCGTTGTTTCACCTGGACAGTGTTGGTTGAAAGAACCTTCCCATTTATTTTGAATGTGATGTTAAAAGTACCAGGAACTTTAGGTACAAACTTCACTAGTGTAGCCTCTTCATTCTCGTACGTTCTCAAACTTCCTACGTTCTCAGCGGGTTCCACGAGCACCTCACATTGGAATTTGCATTTAACTCTTTGCGATTGTTCTTTAGGGATTCTGGGGTTAACTTCGAACTCTGATTCTACACCAGCTTGGATATCTTGATTCAGTCCCTTGATGATCGGTTCACTTGTTGCTACACAGCCAACGCTTAATTTTTCTAGTTCCAAATTCGGGAAGAACTTCACAAAGGAACTGACCGGAAGTTCTGGGATTGGAACGTTTTCAAGTTCGTTGTAACGCTGCtgtagttttgttttgctttgcatTATGTCCGAACTGGAGCTTTTTTGCACGAGTTGTTCAGCAAACTCGACTGCTTGGTTGATCTGCTTTAGCAAGGACTGAACTTGTGTCTTTGCCGAGTTTAACATTTCCAATCGAGACACGCGCGTGTTCTCGAGAAAGGTGATAATCTCGCGTTCACTTTCACGAATCTTGGCAATGATTTGTTCCGCTGTCTGAGAAACTTCATGTTTAACATTAGTAGTATTTGTATGCAGCACAAGCTCTGTTTGCTCAAGCTTGAAAATCGCATCGCTGTAAAGTTTggtcttttcttttaacttttcgGCTCTCTCTAGGATGTTGACTTTCTCGCCGTCCGCCACTTTATCCAGTAGTTCCACATCATGGCCCTCGTGTGACTTGTGATCCGTAGCGATGCAAATTTGGCAAACACACAGTTTGCATTTGCGGCAGAAAAATCTTACAATCTCTCGCTCGTGATACTGCTGCTTGCAAAATGACTGCCTCTTCATCAGGGCTTCGAAGTCTTGAGGCTGGAACTGTTTGACTGGAGTCACCTTGTGTCCTTCTGTGAGGTTTGTAAACAGTTGATGTGCGTTTACACAGTCACTGCACATAAATTTAGCGCATTCGAAGCAGTAACTTATCTCTACGCTCTTTTTCTTGCAAATGCCACAACTGATTTCGTTCCCATCGCCACTCTGTCGAACAGCGAGAAGACTGAGCAACCTGTTATGATGAAAACTAGACGGTAGTTTGTCGAAACAGTTTGCTTCGGGAAGATCGACTTCAGCTTGACACTCGGGGCAGCGAAACTTTCCATTCCTTTGGCTGATCAGTGCGTGTTTCTTCAAACAGTCACAGCAGAATGTGTGCAGGCAGATTATTGTCTTGGGATCGGTAAAACTATCCAGACAGATTGCACAGGTAACTTGTTCTTTGAGGTTTATCAACAGCGATTCCATTGTGAAAGATTGGCAACGACAAAACACaccctttcttcttctttgggATTCCGGGAAACTTGAACTATCCATAGCGTCACAAATCATTGTGCATGATACCCAAAAACAGGCAGCCAATTAGAGGTGAAATAATATCTACCCTCTGACCTTAGATGCGGAAGTAaaggagggttttttttttcccgcatTGTTTAGCCCGGAATATTGACATTAAGACGAAAAACAAATATAGTCTTATTACAGAAGTGCGGGTATTTAATGGAAtttatttgcttgtttcttACTTTGAGGGCGGACGAACTTGAGCGTTTCAGTAAACTGAAGAATTAAATCTGTGTCAAAAATCTGAGGTTCAATCTCATCGACTGTAATATCATATACATTTatatcattacacatcacttaCGAGGCAGTCAAGTACTTGTAACCTCTACATTTTCCTAATAACGTTTTTTAATGATCTTTCTCATTCTTTGATTCTAGTTTGTttggttgtgtttttttttgcatgtaGTCAGCTATTCTACTGCTTTGTGGTAAGCTTAGTTTTGGCAGTAAACTTGGATCGCCCAGCAGTGAAGACGAGAAAACGAGCGAGAGGAATGGGGAAGAGTGGTACAAACAATTAGTATTCTATGTGTTACTTGTAGAGTTAGTAGTACagctattaaaaaaaatctgtttttcaaCCCTGGAGAGGAAGTGTGTTATTTTCAGAATTAAATTGAGAATAACGAAAGGCGGATGGTTTGAGATTTGGGGTTTTACGTCTTATTTGGGAATGAGAAAGAGGAGggcaaagaattatttttcgaAAACATCAAATCAAACATCCCCGTCAGAAAATAGAAATGTACATTCCCAAACCAGGTAACTCTCAAGTAATACACAAAAATTGGAAAAGCACCCACGAAGCTTTTGAGGGCGGATCTTGCCGGAGTACTAGTAAGAATAGCCAATATTGAAGGAAACTTACCTGACCAAATACAATTTTTAACAGTCAAATTAAAAGGATTATAATATAGCAGATTAGTAAAAGAGCACGAAATGTTTCTTACTTGACGTTTTACATTATTCTCATAAGTTTAATATTTTCCgttaaaaatgcattctaaacagGTCTATGAATTTTTTGatttaccttattataggaaatcaacgctccatgaaattaaggtattggaaattaacgggaaaacgactttcgaataaagaaaattaacgagaaagaggaggtagaatttcataattaaaaaaaataaacgcgATTTAGACACAGTTGGtggtgacaactggaacaaatttatttcaacactggatgcaaaaaaattcaaaactgaacaaaactgagctgacatcacttctgacagcgacaacgatgaagatgaactcgaaatattgtaaaccttcgccttagcttttgtgaaagatgaaaaataaagggtaaatggaaagaaagaaagcttgtagttaatgttttttaatttaggtgtcaagaatgtctggacagcttctaaaattggggttaaaatactgaaaattaagagcgcggaaatcaac is a genomic window containing:
- the LOC140949200 gene encoding E3 ubiquitin-protein ligase TRIM71-like, which translates into the protein MESLLINLKEQVTCAICLDSFTDPKTIICLHTFCCDCLKKHALISQRNGKFRCPECQAEVDLPEANCFDKLPSSFHHNRLLSLLAVRQSGDGNEISCGICKKKSVEISYCFECAKFMCSDCVNAHQLFTNLTEGHKVTPVKQFQPQDFEALMKRQSFCKQQYHEREIVRFFCRKCKLCVCQICIATDHKSHEGHDVELLDKVADGEKVNILERAEKLKEKTKLYSDAIFKLEQTELVLHTNTTNVKHEVSQTAEQIIAKIRESEREIITFLENTRVSRLEMLNSAKTQVQSLLKQINQAVEFAEQLVQKSSSSDIMQSKTKLQQRYNELENVPIPELPVSSFVKFFPNLELEKLSVGCVATSEPIIKGLNQDIQAGVESEFEVNPRIPKEQSQRVKCKFQCEVLVEPAENVGSLRTYENEEATLVKFVPKVPGTFNITFKINGKVLSTNTVQVKQRLIQVLGQFELKNETFEQPRGLAVNSKGQIAVVDSKKHCVLITDMEGNCLRKVSCHGNKDGQLHSPSDVTYLNDDNILVADQLNHRIQQFNVQTGNFVKSFGKYGTRDGEFQNPVSVFVDDEGRVIVADYRNHRVQVLSRDGEPLFKFGDSGLEKLGPFGCIYHEKKFIVSDWDDNSVKFYDNTGKFLYKIREPGQGDEQLWGPRGLCLQKCGDHHNLLVCNRNNGRVDQFTLDGWFTGKTDYKVKVPRRITTTPDGLIFVSDWKAEQIYILK